A stretch of Lathyrus oleraceus cultivar Zhongwan6 chromosome 6, CAAS_Psat_ZW6_1.0, whole genome shotgun sequence DNA encodes these proteins:
- the LOC127094720 gene encoding uncharacterized protein LOC127094720 → MDYNKRNTLKYSFKNFKLNDLRKLGALVEDQEGFKDKYGRLLSLLRIQVKDGLLSTLLQFYDPDYHCFTFPDYQLLPTLEEYSQLVGLPIIDKSPFPFLEKDPKEEDIAKAICLKVSDIKGNMIAKGGTVGLPTLFLIKKAQYYADHLSMPTFETILALLIYGMLLFPSFEGFVDINAIKIFMKNNPVPTLLGNTYHSIHLRNFHGGGMITCCVPLLYKWFISHLPKSFLSLDKGFWSPRVMALTHSDIVWYNRVYDGILIIDSCGDFANVPLLGFNGGISYNPVLARRQLGYPLKEPPKSVHVEKIFFKGDKELQDQIVSAWRHLHKKGKESLGKPNCVSMEPYLRWVRERAIKLKMPYPRQDPLPPRREPVLVFMSEAEKLEIALKRSQHEAETWKNKYQVIVSENEELQMQLQAKNEEVLSYKKRRIYEDLFSSDSPPTR, encoded by the coding sequence ATGGATTACAATAAGAGAAACACCTTGAAATACTCTTTTAAGAATTTTAAGTTGAATGACCTAAGGAAGCTAGGAGCTTTGGTTGAAGATCAAGAGGGGTTCAAGGACAAGTACGGAAGGCTATTATCCTTATTGAGAATCCAAGTGAAGGATGGGCTTCTTTCTACGTTactacagttctatgatccggatTACCATTGTTTCACGTTCCCAGATTATCAGCTATTACCTACCTTAGAAGAGTACTCTCAGTTGGTGGGGTTACCTATTATAGATAAGTCTCCGTTCCCTTTCTTAGAGAAGGACCCTAAAGAGGAAGACATTGCTAAAGCCATATGCTTAAAGGTGTCCGACATCAAAGGCAATATGATCGCCAAAGGCGGAACTGTAGGGTTACCTACGCTTTTCTTAATCAAGAAAGCCCAATATTATGCCGATCATTTAAGCATGCCTACCTTTGAAACAATCCTTGCTTTGCTTATTTATGGAATGCTACTCTTCCCAAGTTTTGAAGGATTCGTTGACATTAACGCCATCAAAATATTCATGAAGAACAATCCAGTACCAACGTTATTGGGTAACACTTATCATTCCATACATCTCCGGAATTTTCATGGTGGAGGAATGATCACCTGTTGCGTGCCTTTattatacaagtggtttatttcgcacttgcccAAGTCTTTTTTGAGTCTTGACAAGGGATTTTGGTCACCAAGGGTCATGGCGCTGACACACTCGGACATCGTTTGGTataatcgtgtgtatgatggaATACTAATTATCGACAGCTGTGGAGACTTTGCCAACGTACCTTTACTTGGTTTTAATGGAGGAATCAGCTACAATCCAGTCCTAGCTCGCCGACAGTTAGGGTATCCCTTGAAAGAACCGCCTAAAAGTGTTCATGTGGAGAAAATCTTCTTTAAGGGTGACAAAGAACTTCAAGATCAGATTGTATCCGCTTGGCGTCATTTGCACAAGAAAGGCAAAGAAAGTTTGGGAAAGCCGAATTGTGTGTCTATGGAACCTTATCTTCGTTGGGTCCGGGAAAGAGCCATCAAGCTGAAGATGCCTTATCCTCGCCAAGATCCTTTACCTCCGAGAAGAGAACCTGTTTTAGTATTCATGTCCGAAGCTGAAAAGTTGGAAATCGCTTTGAAGAGATCACAACATGAGGCAGAAACGTGGAAAAATAAATATCAGGTTATCGTCAGTGAGAATGAAGAGCTACAAATGCAGCTGCAGGCGAAGAATGAAGAAGTGCTTTCCTACAAAAAGAGAAGAATCTACGAGGATTTATTTTCCTCCGACTCTCCGCCTACTCGTTGA